The Streptomyces rubrogriseus genomic sequence GAGGGCGGCATGTTCCTGTGGGCGCGGCTGCCGCAGGGGTACGACACCACCGCCCTGCTCCCCGAGGTGGTCCGGCACGACGTGGCGTACGTCCCCGGAGCCCCCTTCCACGCCGGCGAGCCCGACCGCGCCACGCTGCGGCTCTGCTTCGTCACCCAGACACCGGACGAGATCGCGGAGGGGCTGCGGAGGCTGGGGGAGGGGCTGCGGGCAGCCTGAGTGTCCGAGTCGGGGAGTCCAGTTCGTGCCCGTGTGGCAGCGGTCCCGAGCCCGGCGGACCGGGCTCCGGACGCGCCGGCCCGACGGGCGTCGGGGGCCGCTCGTGAGGCGTGGCCCCCTCGGCCCGGATCTGCTCGAAGGCCTTGGTCAGACCGGTCTTGAGGCGCTTGGACATGGGCTTCTCCACCAACCGGTGCACGAGGTAGGAGAGCACCAGGACCCCCGCCAGCGTCCCGCCGACCAGAACCCACTGGTTGACGGTGTACTGGTAGCGGTGGAACACCTCCCAGCCGATGGACTCGTGCAGGAGGTACAGGGGATAGGTGAGAGCCCCGGCGGTGGGCAGCCAGCGCCAGTCGATCCGGCGGAACCAGCCCAGGGACACACCCGCCATCGTCACGAAGAAGACTGTGAGCACGACCGCCACGCCCCAGCCGGGGACGTTGTGTCCGACGTTGTCCAGCGTCGCCCGCCAGGTCGCCATCGCCGTGTGGTTGCCCATCGCGAAGCAGAAGGCGATCATGCCCCACAGCAGCAGGTTCTGCCCGAAGCGGTACATGAGGTAGAAGGCCAGCCCGGCGATGAAGAACCAGCAGTCCTGCGCCATCACCAGGTCGGTGAGGGGATTGGCGTCGCCCCGTGTCGCCAGCGCCGCCACGGTCGCCCACACGCAGCAGAAGACGACCACGCGCCGGTACGTCACGCCCCGCCACACGACCAGCGCGAAGAGCAGGTAGAAGCGCATCTCCGCCCAGAGGGTCCAGTACACGCCCTCGACCTCGTCGACCCCCATGGGCCGCTGCAGCATGGTCAGGTTGACCAGGAGGTCGCGCCAGGGCAACGGGGTGATGCCGCCCGGCATGAAGAACACGACGGCGGTGGTGACGACGATGGCCAGCCAGTAGGCGGGGAAGAGCCGGATCACGCGCGAGGTGAAGAAGTGGGAGACGCTGCGGCCCCACGAACTCATGCAGATGACGAAGCCGCTGATCATGAAGAACAGCTCGACACCGAGCCACCCGTAGGCCGACGGCCGGAAGAGCACCGGGAACAGCCGCGCCTGAGAGCCTTCCCAGCCCTCGCCGAAGGCGACGTAGTGGTAGAGGACGACCATGAGGGCCGCGCAGAGCCTCAGTCCGTCCAGGATGCCGATCCGGCCGCGGGGTGCCTGCCGGCCGGCGCTCCCTTGAGGCGCGTCCGCCGGACGGCTCCCGGCGGACGTCTTTCCTATTCGCACGAAGCTCTCCAGTCGGTGTCGGTCACCGGAATGTCCCCCTCCGCGGGCGGACGACGGGACACAGTACGCGATGCGGCCCGCCCCCTCCCTCGCGGGGAGAGGGCGGGCCGCATGAGCGTACGCCGGACGCGGAGCGTCAGAGTCGCTCGGGCGTCCGGATGCCCAGCAGGGCCATGCCCCGGTGCAGAGTACGGGCCGTGAGGTCGCACAGGAAGAGGCGGTTCTCCACCTGCTCCGGCGTCCCGGCCTTGAGGACGGGGCACTTGTCGTAGAACGTCGTGTACAGCGACGCCAGCTGGTACAGGTACGCGGCCAGCTTGTGCGGGGCGTACTCCGCGGCCGCCTCGAAGACGGTGCTGCCGAACGCGTCCAGGTGCAGGCCCAGCGCGCGCTCCGCCTCGTGCAGCTCCAGCTCCGGGTGGGCGGCCGGGCGGACCTCGCCGGCCTTGCGCAGGATGGACTGGATGCGGGCGTAGGCGTACTGGAGGTAGACGCTGGTGTCGCCGTTGAGCGAGACCATCTGGTCCAGGTCGAACTTGTAGTCGCGGTTCGGCGACGTGGACAGGTCCGCGTACTTCACGGCGCCGATGCCGACCTGTGCCGCCCGCTCCTGGATCTCGTCCTCGGTGAGGTCCCGCGCCTTCTCCCGGACGACCTCGGCCGCCCGCTGCACCGCCTCGTCCAGCAGGTCCTCGAGGCGCACGGTTTCGCCCGCACGCGTCTTGAAGGGCTTGCCGTCCGCGCCGAGCACCGTGCCGTAGCCCATGTTGTGCGCGGTGACCTCGTCGCCGAGCCAGCCGGCCCGGCGGGCCGTCTCGAAGACCATCCTGAAGTGCAGCGACTGGCGTACGTCGACGACGTACAGCAGCGTGGTGGCGTGCAGGTCCTGGACCCGGTTGCGGATCGCGGTCAGGTCGGAGGCCGCGTAGCCGAAGCCGCCGTCGGCCTTCTGCACGATCAGCGGCACCGGCTGGTCGTCCTTGCCGCGGATCTCGTCGAAGAACACCACGAGCGCGCCCTCGGAGCGCACCGCGACGCCCATCTCCTCCAGCAGGCGGGCGGTCTCGGGCATGCCGTCGTTGTACGCGGACTCGCCGACGATCTCGTCGTCGCGGATCTCCATGTCGAGCTTCTCGAAGACGGAGTAGAAGTAGACCTTCGACTCGTCCACGAACTGCTGCCACAGCTCGAGGGTCTCCTTGTCGCCGGACTGGAGGGCGACGACCCGCCGCCGGGCCCGCTCCTTGAACTCCTCGTCCGTGTCGAAGACCGCGCGCGACGCCTTGTACACCCGGTTCAGGTTCGACATGGCCTGCTCGCCGTCGACGTCCCCGGCCGGGGCCAGCTCGCCGGGGTGCTCGAACAGGTACTGGATGAGCATGCCGAACTGGGTGCCCCAGTCGCCGATGTGGTGCCGGCCGATCGTCTTCTCGCCGGTGAAGTCGAGCATGGAGCGCAGGGCGTCGCCGATGACCGCCGAGCGCAGGTGGCCGACGTGCATCTCCTTCGCCACGTTCGGCTGGGCGTAGTCGACGACCGTGGTGCCCGCGTCCTGCTTCAGCGGCACGCCGAGGCGCTCGCCGTCCGCGAGCCGCGCGGCCAGGTTCGCGGTGATCGCCCGGTCGGCGACGGTGATGTTGAGGAAGCCGGGGCCGGAGACCTCGACGTCCTTGATCAGCTCGTCACCGGTGGTGATCCGCCCGACGACCTCGGTCGCCAGCTCCCGCGGGTTGGCCTTCGTCTTCTTGGCCAGCGCGAGGATGCCGTTGGCCTGGTAGTCCGCCCGGTCGCTTCGTCGCAGCAGCGGGTCCGCGCCGGCGGCCTCCGGCCGGGTGGCCGTCAGGGCGGACGCGAGGTGCTGCTGGACGGAGTCGCTGAGGGACGTGACCGAGGCCATGGAGTGGCTGCCGTTCTGCTCGGGTTCCTGGAAGTGGTACGGAAACCGAGTATCCCACGCGGTGAAAAGCGGTTTTCGCGGATGCGGGCCGGGCTGGGAGAATGAAGCGGTCAGCCGTGCGACCGTACCGGCTGTCTCCGGAGCGGTTCCGGGGAAGTTTCAGGAAAGAGGACGTGCCGATCGTGGCTCAGAGCACAGAGACCACCGACTGGGTCTCCCGTTTCGCGGACGAGGTCATCGCCGAGTCGGAGCGCCGTGCCCCGGGCAAACCAGGTGTCGTCGTCGCCTCCGGACTCTCCCCCTCCGGCCCCATCCACCTGGGCAACCTGCGCGAGGTCATGACCCCGCACCTGGTCGCCGACGAGGTGCGCCGCCGGGGACACGAGGTGCGGCACCTGATCTCCTGGGACGACTACGACCGCTACCGCAAGGTCCCGGCCGGCGTCCCCGGCGTGGACGAGACCTGGGCCGAGCACATCGGCAAGCCGCTCACCTCCGTCCCGGCCCCCAAGGGCTCCCCCCACCCCAACTGGGCGGAGCACTTCAAGGCCGCGATGGTCGACTCGCTCGCCGAGATGGGCGTCGAGTTCGACGGGATCAGCCAGACCGCGCAGTACACCTCCGGCGTCTACCGCGAGCAGATCCTGCACGCCATGAAGCACCGCCGGGACATCGACGCCATCCTCGACCAGTACCGCACCAAGAAGGCGCCCGCGAAGAAGTCGCAGAAGCCGGTCGACGAGGCCGAGCTGGAGGCCGCCGAGGGCTCCGGCGCCGCCGCCGAGGACGACGGCAGCTCCGGCTCCGCCGGGTACTTCCCGTACAAGCCCTACTGCGGCAACTGCGAGAAGGACCTGACCACGGTCACCGCCTACGACGACGACTCGACCGAGCTGACCTACGCCTGCACCGCCTGCGGCTTCTCCGAGACCGTGCGGCTGAGCGAGTTCAACCGCGGCAAGCTGGTCTGGAAGGTCGACTGGCCGATGCGCTGGGCCTACGAGGGCGTCGTCTTCGAGCCCAGCGGCGTCGACCACTCGTCCCCCGGGTCCTCCTTCCAGGTCGGCGGGCAGATCGTCGGCATCTTCGGCGGCGAGCAGCCGATCGGCCCGATGTACGCCTTCGTCGGCATCAGCGGCATGGCCAAGATGTCCTCGTCCAAGGGCGGCGTGCCCACCCCGGCCGACGCCCTGAAGATCATGGAGCCGCAGCTGCTGCGCTGGCTGTACGCCCGCCGCCGCCCCAACCAGTCCTTCAAGATCGCCTTCGACCAGGAGATCCAGCGGCTCTACGACGAGTGGGACCGCCTCGACGCCAAGGTCGCCGACGGCTCGGCCCTCCCCGCCGACGCCGCCGCGCACTCCCGCGCGGTGCGCACGGCCGCGGGTGAGCTGCCGCGCACGCCCAGGCCGCTGCCCTACCGCACGCTCGCCTCCGTGGCCGACATCACCGCCGGGCACGAGGACCAGGCGCTGCGCATCCTCGGCGAGCTGGACCCGGCCGACCCGATCGCCTTGCTGGACCAGGCCCGGCCGCGCTACGACAAGGCCGAGGCGTGGATCAACACCCACGTCCCCGCCGACCAGCGCACCATCGTGCGCCAGGAGCCCGACGCCGAGCTGCTCAAGTCCCTCGACGAGCCGAGCCGGCAGTCCCTGCGGCTGCTGCTCGACGGGCTGGCCGACCACTGGTCCCTGGACGGGCTCACCCACCACGTCTACGGGGTCCCCAAGGTCCAGGCGGGCTTCCCGGCCGACGCCACGCCCAAGGAGCTGCCGCCGGAGATCAAGACCGCCCAGCGGACGTTCTTCGCGCTGCTCTACCACCTGCTCGTCGGCCGCGACACCGGCCCGCGCCTGCCCACGCTGCTGCTCGCGGTGGGGCAGGACCGGGTGCGGACCCTGCTCGGCGAGTAGGACCGGCGGAACCACGGCGAAGGGGGCGCCCGGCGAACACCGGGCGCCCCCTTCGCCGTACTCGCGCCGCTAGGCGATGTGCTCTTCCTGGAGCTCCCGCATGTGGCGCTCGCTGAACGCCTTCACCATGCGATCGGCCTCACGCGGAGCCAGCGGCACCCCGAAGGTCGCCTCCACGTCGCCCCGGAACTGGGCCACCGTGGGGTAGCTGCCGTCGATCGACTTCCGGAAGACCGTGTAGTAGTCCTCCTCGGTCGGGGCCGGCTCGGCCGTGCCGGCACCCTCGCCCAGCTCGCGGGTGCGGCCCGGCACGACCGGTATCGGGAAGCTGCCCGTCTCCTCCGGCGAGGGCTCCTGCAGCGGGGGCTCCTCCTCGTACTGGTCCCGGTACTCGTCGGCCTGCTGCTGCTCCTCGTACCACTGGGCGTACTGCTCGCCCGGGTCGTAGCTGGGGTCGTAACCGCCCTGGTAGGCGACCTGGCGGGTGTTGAACCAGGGGCTCTGCTCCGGGCCGTCCTCCTCCCCGGCACCGTGCGGCGGATCCTCGGGCCCGGACCGGTCCTGGGGCCCGGACCGGTCCGCGGGCCGGGGACGGTCCGCCTCCGGGCCCTTGACCAGCTCGGCGCGCTGCTCGCCCGCGGGAACCTGCGGGTCCGTCTCCTGGAGCTGCCGCGGCACCGGCGGGAGCAGGGCCGGTTCGATGCCCGCCGCCGCCAGCCCGGCGGGGCCGGTCTGGGCCAGCGGGACGCCGTAGCGGGCCAGCCGCAGCGGCATCAGGGACTCCACGGGCGCCTTGCGGCGCCAGGCGCGGCCGAAGCGGGACCGCAGCCGGGCCCGGTAGACCAGCCGCTCCTGCTCCAGCTTGATGACCTGCTCGTAGGAGCGCAGCTCCCACAGCTTCATGCGCCGCCACAACAGGAACGTCGGCACCGGCGAGAGCAGCCAGCGGGTGAGGCGGACCCCCTCCATGTGCTTGTCGGCGGTGATGTCGGCGATCCGGCCGATCGCGTGCCGGGCGGCCTCCACCGACACCACGAACAGGATCGGGATCACGCCGTGCATGCCCACGCCCAGCGGATCGGGCCAGGCCGCGGCGCCGTTGAACGCGATCGTCGCCGCCGTCAGCAGCCACGCCGTCTGCCGCAGCAGCGGGAAGGGGATGCGGATCCAGGTCAGCAGCAGGTCCAGGGCGAGCAGCACACAGATGCCCGCGTCGATGCCGATCGGGAAGACGTAACTGAAATTCCCGAACCCCTTCTTCAGGGCCAGCTCCCGCACCGCCGCGTACGAACCCGCGAAGCCGATCCCGGCGATGATGACGGCACCGAAGACGACCAGGCCGATGAGGACGCGGTGCGTCCGGGTCAGCTGAAGTGGCGCGGCCACCCGTACTCCCCTCCCATTGCGTGTTGTTGCGCGCAACAGAGTGGCACATGTGTGCGGGGGACGGGTGGCCGGTAGGCCCAAGAGGCCCGTCAGCTCGACTTCGAGGGGGCCTTCGAGGACGTCTCGGACGCCGGCTCCGAGGGGGACCCGGAGCCCTGCGGCGTGCCGCTCGGCTTGCCGCCGGCGGAGGTGTCGTTGGCCTTCATCACCGCGGCCACCGCCTCCTTGGCCGCCTTCTGCGCGTCCTTCACCAGGTCGCCGGCGTCCGGGGTCTTGTCGCCCGCCAGGCCCGCGCCGTTGAAGTCGAGGGTCACGACGACGTTCTCGGCCCGTGCCACGACCGTCTGCTGCTTGAAGGTGCCCTCCTTCTTCTTCAGGTCGTAACTCACCACGGAGGCCTCGTTGCCCGTGCGGCTCACCGGCGCGGTCTTGAGGCCCTTCGCGCCCTCCGCGGCCTGCGCGTCCTTCACCTGCTTCAGGTAGTAGTCGTGCGCCAGCTTCTCGCCCTCGCCGCGCGTCACGTCCGACTCGAAGCGCAGCAGCGACACGCTCAGCCAGCGGAACTGAGAACCCTTCACGCCGTTGTCGTCGAGACTGTCCCACGAGCAACTGGCCCGCGTCGCAGTGTCGTTGGACGAACCCTCCTTGCCGGAGTCGCCCTTGGGCACCAGGTCGTCCAGCGTCTTCTTCGTCACCACCGAGCACGGCTGCGGAAGCTTCCCGTACGCCGCGGCCTTCACCGTCGGGGACGGGCTCGCGGACTTCGACGCGGCGGACTCCTGCGCGGCCTTGTCCTTGCCGTCGTCGGAGCCGGAGTCCGAGGAGCAGCCGGCTGCCACCAGCATCACGGGTACGGCGGCCGCGCCGACAAGGACGCGGGTGAGTCGCTTCGCTCGCTTCGCTTGCGGGTCTCGCTGGTCACGCTGGGCTCGTAGCTGCATGGTTCCTTCACTCATGGCACTCGTCATTCCTGCGTTCGGAACGGGTCCGAGGGGCCACCGTACGCGGTGAGGAAATCGCGCGGCCGCGCTTCGGCGGCAGCGCGCGCGGGCGCGGGGGAGCCCCGGCGGGGCTCAGCCGCCCAGTGAGTCCGCCAGCTGGGAGGCCAGTTTCCGCGCCATGTCCTGCATTTCCTCGCTGTCCGGGACGACTCCGAGCGTCGCCGACTGCTCCGCGTACTCGATGGTCACCACGACGTTCGACGTGCGGAACGCCACAGTCACGGTGCGCCGCTTCGCCGTCGAGCCGGAACTGCTGAGCGCGTCGTCCACGAACGCCTCGTCGCCCAGGTCGTCCAGGAGCCGGGGCTGGACCTCGGCGGGGGACGCGGTCGACGAGGAGGAGGGGGAGGACGAGGGGGCGGAGGCCGAGGACGAGGGCGTGCCGCCCGCGCCGCCGGCCGGTTCTCCGGACTCCCCGGACTCCCCGGACTCTCCGGACTCTCCGGAGGAGGACGAGGAGGGGCTGCCGGACGGGGAGTCCGAGGTGGCGGACCCGGACTCCGAGACGACCGGCTCGGGCAGGTCGGCCGCCTCCACCTGCTGCGCGAACAGCTCCTCGGCCTCGCCGGCGTCGCTCACGGAGCCGTCGTAGGACACCACCCGCTCGAAGTCCACGAAGAGATGGTCCGTGGCCTCGGCCGACTCCACCTTCCAGCGGCAGCCGACCTTGCGGTCCGTGTCGTACGCGAGCGTCGGCTCGCCGGAGTACGCCCGCTCGCGCTGCTCCTCGTCGGCGATCTCCTCGATGCCGGGCAGAAGGGTGTCCAGCGCCTTGTGGCCGACCACGGCGCACGGCTCAGGAAGGGTGCGGTACTTGCCGGGCTCGGCCGCCTCGGTCGCGACCCCGGGCTGCCCCGGGTTCGAGTCGTCCGCGGTGGCGCCGCCGCCCGAGCCGCCGGTGCAGCCGGCCAGCAACGCCGCCAGGAGGGCGGCGACGCCCGGTACGTAGGCCTTCCGCTGCACGGTGCGGCTCCTCTCGCCGGTGTGGCTGTGGTCGGTACTCCAGTGTCCCCGCTGGTTATTCGCTTGCCGCGCGGGGGCGTCCCCTGGAGACAATGTGTATCGCACGCGCCGCCGTGAACGCCGGTCAGCCGTCCCTTTGGCTGCCCTTGGCGCCGGTTTTGCGCTTCGAGACTTCTGTTTGTTTTCCGGGGGAATGAGGACGATATGTCGTACGTGGAGCTGCCGGGCGCGAAGGTGCCGATCCGGATGTGGACCGACCCGGCGACGGTCGAGGAGGGCGCGCTCCAGCAGCTGCGCAACGTCGCGACCCTGCCGTGGATCAAGGGCCTCGCGGTCATGCCGGACGTGCACTACGGCAAGGGTGCGACGGTCGGCTCCGTGATCGCGATGCGGGGCGCGGTGTGCCCGGCGGCGGTGGGCGTCGACATCGGCTGCGGCATGTCGGCGGTCAAGACGTCCCTGACGGCGAACGACCTGCCCGGTGACCTGTCCCGGCTGCGCTCGAAGATCGAGCAGGCGATTCCGGTGGGGCGGGGGATGCACGACAGTCCCCTTGAGCCGGGACGCTTCCACGGGCTGGCGACCGGCGGGTGGGACGACTTCTGGGGGCGGTTCGACGGAGTCGCCGAAGCGGTCAAGTTCCGTCACGAACGGGCCGGAAAGCAGATGGGTACGCTCGGCGGCGGAAATCATTTCGTCGAAGTGTGCACGGATACGACCGGTTCTGTCTGGCTGATGCTGCACTCCGGTTCCCGCAACATCGGCAAGGAACTGGCCGAGCACCACATCGGCGTCGCCCAGAAGCTCCCGCACAACCAGGGTCTGGTCGACCGCGACCTCGCGGTGTTCGTCGCGGACACCCCGCAGATGGCCGCGTACCGCAACGACCTGTTCTGGGCGCAGGAGTACGCGAAGTACAACCGCACGCTCATGATGGCGCTCCTCAAGGACGTGGTCCGCAAGGAGTTCAAGAAGGCCAAGCCGGTCTTCGAGCAGGAGATCAGCGCCCACCACAACTACGTGGCCGAGGAGCGGTACGACGGGATGGACCTGCTGGTGACCCGCAAGGGCGCGATCCGCGCGGGTTCCGGGGACTTCGGGATCATCCCCGGTTCCATGGGCACGGGTTCGTACATCGTGAAGGGACTCGGCAACGCCAAGTCCTTCAACTCCGCCTCCCACGGCGCCGGTCGGCGGATGAGCCGGAACGCCGCCAAGCGCCGCTTCTCCACCAAGGACCTGGAGGAGCAGACGCGGGGTGTGGAGTGCCGCAAGGACTCCGGAGTCGTGGACGAGATCCCGGGCGCCTACAAGCCGATCGACCAGGTCATCGACCAGCAGCGCGACCTGGTGGAGGTCGTGGCGAAGCTGAAGCAGGTCGTCTGCGTGAAGGGCTGACGCCCGGACGCGCCAGGTGCACCGGGGGCGGGTCTACGCCTCCCGGTGCACCTTCGTGTTCGAGGCCTGGGCGCGGGGGCGGACGACCAGGAGGTCGATGTTGACGTGGGCGGGGCGGGTGACCGCCCAGGTGATGGTGTCGGCGACGTCGTCGGCGGTCAGGGGGGCGGCGACGCCCTGGTAGACCTTGGCCGCCTTGTCCTGGTCGCCGGCGAAGCGGGTCAGGGCGAACTCGTCGGTCTTGACCATGCCGGGCGCGATCTCGACGACGCGGACCGGGCGGCCGACGATCTCCAGGCGCAGGGTCTCGGCGAGGACGTGTTCGCCGTGCTTGGCGGCGACGTAGCCCGCGCCGCCCTCGTAGGTGGACAGGCCCGCGGTGGAGGAGACGACCACGACCGTGCCGTCGCCGCTCGCCTCCAGCTTGGGGAGCAGGGCCTGGGTGAGGTTGAGGGTGCCGATGACGTTCGTCTCGTACATGCGGCGCCAGTCGTCCGGGTCGCCGGTGGCCACCGGGTCGGCGCCGAGCGCGCCGCCCGCGTTGTTGACCAGGACGCCGACCGTCTTGAAGGCGGTGGCGAACTCGTCGACCGCCTCGCGGTCGGTGACGTCCAGGGGGTAGGCCGTCGCCTTGTGCCCGGCCGCCTCGATCTCCTCGGCCAGCGCCTCGATGCGGTCCTTGCGGCGGGCGGTGAGGACCACGCGGTACCCGGCCGCGGCGAGCTGCCGGGCCGTGGCGGCGCCGATGCCGCTGCTCGCGCCGGTGACGACGGCGATGCGGGAGGCGGCGGACGGGGCGGCTGCTGCGGTGGCCATGGTGCTGCTCCTCGGTCGGTGGTGCGGGTCGCCGACCAGGGTAGTCAGCCTCCGTTGCGCGGGGCCCACATGATCAGGGCCATCCCGGTCAGGCAGACCAGCGCCCCGGCGATGTCCCAGCGGTCCGGGCGGTAGCCGTCGGCGACCACGCCCCACAGGATCGAGCCGGCCACGAAGATCCCGCCGTACGCGGCGAGGATGCGGCCGAAGTGCGCGTCGGGCTGGAAGGTGGCGACGAAGCCGTAGGCGCCGAGGGCGAGGACCCCGCCCGCCGCCCAGAGCCAGCCGCGCTGCTCGCGCACGCCCTGCCACACCAGCCAGGCACCGCCGATCTCGAACAGGGCGGCGACGACGAAGAGGGCGGCGGAGCGGAGCACGAGCATGCGGGCAGCTTCGCACGGACCTGCGGAATAACGGGTCGGGGGCCACCGTTGGACGGGTATAGTTGAACCGTCAACAAAGCGGAGGTTGAGCGATCATGCAGTTCGGCATCTTCACCGTCGGCGACGTCACGCCCGACCCGACCACGGGCCGTACGCCGACCGAGCGTGAGCGCATCAAGGCGAT encodes the following:
- the argS gene encoding arginine--tRNA ligase, whose protein sequence is MASVTSLSDSVQQHLASALTATRPEAAGADPLLRRSDRADYQANGILALAKKTKANPRELATEVVGRITTGDELIKDVEVSGPGFLNITVADRAITANLAARLADGERLGVPLKQDAGTTVVDYAQPNVAKEMHVGHLRSAVIGDALRSMLDFTGEKTIGRHHIGDWGTQFGMLIQYLFEHPGELAPAGDVDGEQAMSNLNRVYKASRAVFDTDEEFKERARRRVVALQSGDKETLELWQQFVDESKVYFYSVFEKLDMEIRDDEIVGESAYNDGMPETARLLEEMGVAVRSEGALVVFFDEIRGKDDQPVPLIVQKADGGFGYAASDLTAIRNRVQDLHATTLLYVVDVRQSLHFRMVFETARRAGWLGDEVTAHNMGYGTVLGADGKPFKTRAGETVRLEDLLDEAVQRAAEVVREKARDLTEDEIQERAAQVGIGAVKYADLSTSPNRDYKFDLDQMVSLNGDTSVYLQYAYARIQSILRKAGEVRPAAHPELELHEAERALGLHLDAFGSTVFEAAAEYAPHKLAAYLYQLASLYTTFYDKCPVLKAGTPEQVENRLFLCDLTARTLHRGMALLGIRTPERL
- a CDS encoding acyltransferase family protein, with translation MRIGKTSAGSRPADAPQGSAGRQAPRGRIGILDGLRLCAALMVVLYHYVAFGEGWEGSQARLFPVLFRPSAYGWLGVELFFMISGFVICMSSWGRSVSHFFTSRVIRLFPAYWLAIVVTTAVVFFMPGGITPLPWRDLLVNLTMLQRPMGVDEVEGVYWTLWAEMRFYLLFALVVWRGVTYRRVVVFCCVWATVAALATRGDANPLTDLVMAQDCWFFIAGLAFYLMYRFGQNLLLWGMIAFCFAMGNHTAMATWRATLDNVGHNVPGWGVAVVLTVFFVTMAGVSLGWFRRIDWRWLPTAGALTYPLYLLHESIGWEVFHRYQYTVNQWVLVGGTLAGVLVLSYLVHRLVEKPMSKRLKTGLTKAFEQIRAEGATPHERPPTPVGPARPEPGPPGSGPLPHGHELDSPTRTLRLPAAPPPASAAPPRSRPVSG
- a CDS encoding RtcB family protein codes for the protein MSYVELPGAKVPIRMWTDPATVEEGALQQLRNVATLPWIKGLAVMPDVHYGKGATVGSVIAMRGAVCPAAVGVDIGCGMSAVKTSLTANDLPGDLSRLRSKIEQAIPVGRGMHDSPLEPGRFHGLATGGWDDFWGRFDGVAEAVKFRHERAGKQMGTLGGGNHFVEVCTDTTGSVWLMLHSGSRNIGKELAEHHIGVAQKLPHNQGLVDRDLAVFVADTPQMAAYRNDLFWAQEYAKYNRTLMMALLKDVVRKEFKKAKPVFEQEISAHHNYVAEERYDGMDLLVTRKGAIRAGSGDFGIIPGSMGTGSYIVKGLGNAKSFNSASHGAGRRMSRNAAKRRFSTKDLEEQTRGVECRKDSGVVDEIPGAYKPIDQVIDQQRDLVEVVAKLKQVVCVKG
- a CDS encoding DUF3558 family protein yields the protein MSEGTMQLRAQRDQRDPQAKRAKRLTRVLVGAAAVPVMLVAAGCSSDSGSDDGKDKAAQESAASKSASPSPTVKAAAYGKLPQPCSVVTKKTLDDLVPKGDSGKEGSSNDTATRASCSWDSLDDNGVKGSQFRWLSVSLLRFESDVTRGEGEKLAHDYYLKQVKDAQAAEGAKGLKTAPVSRTGNEASVVSYDLKKKEGTFKQQTVVARAENVVVTLDFNGAGLAGDKTPDAGDLVKDAQKAAKEAVAAVMKANDTSAGGKPSGTPQGSGSPSEPASETSSKAPSKSS
- a CDS encoding DUF2637 domain-containing protein, which gives rise to MAAPLQLTRTHRVLIGLVVFGAVIIAGIGFAGSYAAVRELALKKGFGNFSYVFPIGIDAGICVLLALDLLLTWIRIPFPLLRQTAWLLTAATIAFNGAAAWPDPLGVGMHGVIPILFVVSVEAARHAIGRIADITADKHMEGVRLTRWLLSPVPTFLLWRRMKLWELRSYEQVIKLEQERLVYRARLRSRFGRAWRRKAPVESLMPLRLARYGVPLAQTGPAGLAAAGIEPALLPPVPRQLQETDPQVPAGEQRAELVKGPEADRPRPADRSGPQDRSGPEDPPHGAGEEDGPEQSPWFNTRQVAYQGGYDPSYDPGEQYAQWYEEQQQADEYRDQYEEEPPLQEPSPEETGSFPIPVVPGRTRELGEGAGTAEPAPTEEDYYTVFRKSIDGSYPTVAQFRGDVEATFGVPLAPREADRMVKAFSERHMRELQEEHIA
- the lysS gene encoding lysine--tRNA ligase — translated: MPIVAQSTETTDWVSRFADEVIAESERRAPGKPGVVVASGLSPSGPIHLGNLREVMTPHLVADEVRRRGHEVRHLISWDDYDRYRKVPAGVPGVDETWAEHIGKPLTSVPAPKGSPHPNWAEHFKAAMVDSLAEMGVEFDGISQTAQYTSGVYREQILHAMKHRRDIDAILDQYRTKKAPAKKSQKPVDEAELEAAEGSGAAAEDDGSSGSAGYFPYKPYCGNCEKDLTTVTAYDDDSTELTYACTACGFSETVRLSEFNRGKLVWKVDWPMRWAYEGVVFEPSGVDHSSPGSSFQVGGQIVGIFGGEQPIGPMYAFVGISGMAKMSSSKGGVPTPADALKIMEPQLLRWLYARRRPNQSFKIAFDQEIQRLYDEWDRLDAKVADGSALPADAAAHSRAVRTAAGELPRTPRPLPYRTLASVADITAGHEDQALRILGELDPADPIALLDQARPRYDKAEAWINTHVPADQRTIVRQEPDAELLKSLDEPSRQSLRLLLDGLADHWSLDGLTHHVYGVPKVQAGFPADATPKELPPEIKTAQRTFFALLYHLLVGRDTGPRLPTLLLAVGQDRVRTLLGE
- a CDS encoding DUF3558 domain-containing protein, with the protein product MQRKAYVPGVAALLAALLAGCTGGSGGGATADDSNPGQPGVATEAAEPGKYRTLPEPCAVVGHKALDTLLPGIEEIADEEQRERAYSGEPTLAYDTDRKVGCRWKVESAEATDHLFVDFERVVSYDGSVSDAGEAEELFAQQVEAADLPEPVVSESGSATSDSPSGSPSSSSSGESGESGESGESGEPAGGAGGTPSSSASAPSSSPSSSSTASPAEVQPRLLDDLGDEAFVDDALSSSGSTAKRRTVTVAFRTSNVVVTIEYAEQSATLGVVPDSEEMQDMARKLASQLADSLGG
- a CDS encoding SDR family NAD(P)-dependent oxidoreductase, with amino-acid sequence MATAAAAPSAASRIAVVTGASSGIGAATARQLAAAGYRVVLTARRKDRIEALAEEIEAAGHKATAYPLDVTDREAVDEFATAFKTVGVLVNNAGGALGADPVATGDPDDWRRMYETNVIGTLNLTQALLPKLEASGDGTVVVVSSTAGLSTYEGGAGYVAAKHGEHVLAETLRLEIVGRPVRVVEIAPGMVKTDEFALTRFAGDQDKAAKVYQGVAAPLTADDVADTITWAVTRPAHVNIDLLVVRPRAQASNTKVHREA
- a CDS encoding YnfA family protein, with protein sequence MLVLRSAALFVVAALFEIGGAWLVWQGVREQRGWLWAAGGVLALGAYGFVATFQPDAHFGRILAAYGGIFVAGSILWGVVADGYRPDRWDIAGALVCLTGMALIMWAPRNGG